In Patescibacteria group bacterium, a single genomic region encodes these proteins:
- the rplB gene encoding 50S ribosomal protein L2, producing MKHYKPFTKSRRGMTTVSYSEHLTTDTPHKALVSGFKHRVGRNSDGRITVRHKGGGHKRLYRHVDFVFDKKDIPAVVQTIEYDPNRTGFIALVCYKDGEKRYILSPKDLKVGDSIIVSEKAELKTGNRTLLKNIPVGAFVHSVSIQPSGVAQLGRSAGNFIQVIAQDAGMTHLKMPSTEVRKVLDTAWGSIGTVSNDENWLVNIGKAGRSRWMGIRPTVRGMVMNPVDHPYGGGEGKQGRGLRRAKTMWGKPSGKGQKTRTPKRYSNQFIVSRRKVGKKKEA from the coding sequence ATGAAACACTATAAACCATTCACCAAATCTCGCCGAGGTATGACCACTGTGTCATACAGCGAGCACTTGACCACTGACACTCCTCATAAGGCGCTCGTCTCTGGTTTCAAGCATCGAGTCGGGCGCAACTCCGACGGCCGCATCACTGTGCGACATAAGGGCGGTGGACACAAGCGACTCTATCGACACGTTGACTTTGTTTTCGATAAGAAAGATATTCCTGCTGTAGTGCAGACCATTGAGTACGATCCAAACCGCACCGGTTTCATTGCGCTCGTGTGTTACAAGGATGGCGAGAAGCGCTACATCCTTTCTCCAAAGGATCTCAAGGTGGGGGACAGCATTATTGTCTCAGAAAAGGCGGAGCTCAAGACTGGCAACCGAACTCTTTTGAAGAACATTCCTGTTGGCGCCTTTGTGCACAGCGTGTCTATCCAGCCAAGTGGCGTCGCACAGCTCGGACGATCAGCCGGCAACTTTATCCAGGTGATCGCACAGGATGCTGGCATGACTCACCTCAAGATGCCTTCTACCGAAGTACGAAAGGTGCTCGACACCGCTTGGGGTTCTATCGGTACTGTTTCAAATGATGAAAATTGGCTCGTGAACATTGGCAAGGCAGGACGATCTCGATGGATGGGTATTCGACCGACTGTCCGAGGTATGGTGATGAACCCAGTAGACCACCCATACGGAGGAGGAGAAGGTAAGCAGGGCCGAGGTCTCCGCCGAGCGAAGACCATGTGGGGTAAGCCTTCAGGTAAGGGTCAGAAGACTCGAACTCCAAAGCGATACTCAAATCAGTTTATCGTCTCTCGACGAAAGGTTGGGAAGAAGAAGGAGGCTTAG
- a CDS encoding 50S ribosomal protein L23, whose product MTTITVKHDPVSVILGPRITEKAARLAEKKVYTFNVTQSANVASIKAAIKTLYKVTPIDVKILAVPSKRSFVRGKAGVKQGGKKAYVTLGKKETIEFV is encoded by the coding sequence CGACCCAGTATCTGTCATCCTCGGCCCACGCATCACCGAGAAGGCCGCTCGCTTGGCCGAGAAGAAGGTCTACACCTTCAACGTGACCCAGAGTGCCAACGTGGCATCTATCAAGGCTGCGATCAAGACCTTGTACAAGGTGACTCCGATCGACGTAAAGATCCTCGCGGTACCTTCAAAGCGATCTTTTGTCCGAGGCAAGGCAGGCGTAAAGCAGGGAGGCAAGAAGGCCTACGTCACCCTCGGCAAGAAGGAGACCATTGAATTTGTATAA